Proteins found in one Fimbriimonadaceae bacterium genomic segment:
- a CDS encoding long-chain fatty acid--CoA ligase has translation MTGQLRARSLGDMLRDRCQEYADRTSHLVTAKGRDQATTYRELYDKVFEYARALDSLGLQKGDRLVILGESCFEWALTDWAALSLGVVTVPIYPTLPPDQATYIADDCGAKVSVLLESRLAPKLPGREAVYLRPSDGEPGLLDAAQGSGMDKAAWEARIDAVGLDDTATFIYTSGTTGQPKGAVLSHRNFVFLCENIKSSLPVDETDTFLVFLPLSHVYERFAGHILPVSVGARIVYAGSLASLAGDMVKHEPTVMLCVPRFLENMKSRILDGVEKQKPLQKWLFNLALEQGVARAKGKPAPLFGLTDALVGKKIRAKTGGHIKFFVSGGAALPTHVAEFYMAFGLLVLQGYGLTETTAASCLNHPDRSRYWTVGEPIQGVEVSLAGDGEILIRGQSVMSGYHNLPEATAEAIDAEGWFHTGDIGEWEDGRIKITDRKKDLLVLGNGKNVAPQAVENALKESPYINEVVLFGDGMEYCCALVVPDFDRLKTWLGQQGLKAADLAEAVTLPPVKELLKGEVDKANKKLADFEKVKKHVLLGRAFSVEGGELTPSLKVRRKVVKDLYADEVKSMQRG, from the coding sequence ATGACGGGACAACTCCGCGCCCGGTCGCTCGGCGACATGCTCCGTGACCGTTGTCAGGAGTACGCCGACCGCACAAGTCACTTGGTCACCGCCAAAGGGAGAGACCAGGCGACGACATATCGTGAGCTGTACGACAAAGTCTTCGAGTACGCCCGGGCCCTGGACTCCCTAGGCCTCCAGAAAGGCGACCGGCTTGTCATTCTCGGCGAGTCGTGCTTCGAGTGGGCGTTGACCGACTGGGCGGCGCTCTCGCTGGGTGTCGTCACCGTGCCGATCTACCCCACCCTGCCGCCCGACCAAGCCACCTACATCGCTGACGACTGCGGCGCGAAGGTTTCCGTGCTTCTGGAAAGTCGGTTGGCCCCGAAGCTGCCGGGCCGGGAAGCCGTCTACCTGCGCCCCTCCGACGGTGAGCCAGGACTCCTTGACGCTGCCCAAGGTTCCGGAATGGACAAGGCCGCTTGGGAGGCGCGGATCGACGCCGTCGGACTCGACGACACCGCGACGTTCATCTACACGTCGGGCACCACCGGCCAACCCAAAGGGGCGGTGCTCAGCCATCGGAACTTCGTCTTTTTGTGTGAGAACATCAAGAGTTCGCTCCCCGTCGATGAGACCGACACCTTCTTGGTGTTCCTACCCTTGTCGCATGTTTACGAGAGGTTTGCCGGTCACATCTTGCCGGTATCCGTCGGGGCGCGGATCGTGTACGCGGGCAGTCTCGCCTCGCTCGCTGGCGACATGGTCAAGCATGAGCCCACTGTCATGCTGTGCGTCCCCCGGTTCTTGGAGAACATGAAGTCGCGCATCCTAGACGGGGTCGAAAAGCAAAAGCCGCTACAGAAATGGCTCTTTAACCTGGCCTTGGAGCAAGGTGTGGCCCGGGCCAAGGGCAAGCCTGCCCCCTTGTTCGGCCTGACCGACGCGTTGGTGGGTAAGAAGATCCGGGCCAAGACCGGCGGCCATATCAAGTTCTTTGTCTCGGGTGGTGCCGCCTTGCCCACCCACGTGGCCGAGTTCTACATGGCGTTCGGCCTCCTCGTCCTTCAGGGCTATGGCCTGACCGAGACGACCGCGGCAAGTTGTCTGAACCACCCCGACCGGAGCAGGTACTGGACGGTCGGCGAACCCATCCAAGGTGTCGAGGTGTCACTGGCCGGAGACGGCGAGATCCTCATCCGTGGCCAGTCGGTGATGTCGGGCTATCACAACCTGCCCGAGGCCACCGCCGAGGCGATCGACGCCGAGGGCTGGTTCCACACCGGCGACATCGGTGAATGGGAGGACGGGCGGATCAAGATCACCGACCGCAAAAAAGACCTCCTGGTGTTGGGCAATGGAAAGAACGTCGCCCCTCAGGCCGTGGAGAACGCCCTGAAGGAGAGTCCTTACATCAACGAGGTCGTGCTCTTTGGCGACGGGATGGAGTACTGCTGCGCGCTGGTCGTGCCCGACTTTGACCGGCTCAAGACGTGGCTGGGCCAGCAAGGACTCAAGGCCGCCGACCTCGCCGAAGCGGTGACGCTGCCTCCCGTGAAGGAACTGCTCAAGGGCGAGGTCGACAAGGCGAACAAGAAGCTCGCTGACTTTGAGAAGGTCAAGAAGCACGTCTTGCTCGGCCGGGCCTTCTCGGTGGAGGGCGGCGAGTTGACCCCGAGCCTGAAGGTGCGGCGGAAGGTCGTCAAGGATCTCTACGCCGACGAGGTCAAGAGTATGCAACGCGGTTGA
- a CDS encoding dipeptide epimerase gives MTLSFRTVQVTKKFPLRISRGLSTGSTNLYVSVSDGRHTGVGECAPGTGFDETLAALAQEQLKGLGDIEGLSIHAVYAKAVAAGIDAGAVAALDIALWDLLGKQAGMPLYRLFGLGKPTVPTSVTMGIETPEVVLERVPELLKDNNGRALKIKLGNPAGIEADKASYEAARSVADGALLRVDANGGWSLADAKHMVDWLSECGCDYVEQPLVRGAEDQLPELFASRKLPIFLDESIRVAADVARFADRCDGVNLKLMKTGGLTEALRLVAVARAHGLGTMIGCMGESSVSIGAGAHIGALFDHIDLDSHLNLAPDPAVGLTVENGLVMPSDRPGLGVELVDS, from the coding sequence GTGACGCTGTCCTTTCGCACCGTCCAGGTCACCAAGAAGTTCCCCCTCCGCATCAGTCGCGGTCTTTCGACCGGCTCGACCAACCTCTACGTGTCCGTGTCCGACGGCCGCCACACCGGGGTCGGCGAATGCGCTCCCGGGACAGGCTTCGACGAGACCTTGGCCGCCCTTGCCCAAGAGCAGCTGAAGGGTCTCGGCGACATCGAAGGCCTGAGCATCCATGCCGTCTACGCAAAGGCGGTGGCCGCCGGGATCGACGCCGGCGCGGTCGCCGCCCTGGACATCGCTTTGTGGGACTTGCTCGGCAAGCAAGCGGGCATGCCGCTCTACCGGTTGTTCGGGCTCGGCAAGCCGACGGTGCCGACAAGCGTCACGATGGGGATCGAGACGCCCGAGGTCGTGTTGGAGCGCGTTCCCGAGCTGCTGAAAGACAATAACGGCCGGGCTCTAAAAATCAAGCTGGGCAATCCTGCCGGCATCGAAGCCGACAAAGCCTCCTACGAGGCGGCGCGGTCTGTGGCCGACGGTGCCCTGTTGCGGGTCGACGCCAACGGTGGTTGGTCGCTCGCCGACGCCAAGCACATGGTCGATTGGCTCTCCGAATGTGGCTGCGACTATGTCGAGCAGCCCCTGGTGCGTGGGGCCGAAGATCAACTTCCCGAATTGTTCGCTTCCCGTAAATTGCCGATTTTCCTGGACGAGAGCATCCGCGTCGCCGCCGACGTCGCTCGGTTCGCCGACCGGTGCGACGGCGTGAACCTGAAGCTGATGAAGACCGGAGGCCTCACCGAGGCGCTCCGGTTGGTCGCGGTGGCGCGGGCCCACGGGCTGGGGACGATGATCGGCTGCATGGGGGAGAGTTCGGTGAGCATTGGTGCGGGAGCCCATATCGGGGCGCTGTTCGACCACATCGACCTCGACTCCCATTTGAACTTGGCCCCGGACCCTGCCGTCGGCCTCACCGTCGAAAACGGACTCGTCATGCCCAGCGACCGGCCCGGTTTGGGCGTCGAGTTGGTAGATTCATAG
- a CDS encoding DUF1611 domain-containing protein — MLKPENRLALYCEGGFEDKTAKMAVGVLRYSPNDVVCLVDCRHAGEDSVPLTGVPRRVPVVATVAEAAGLGADTVVLGIAPPGGLVPESWRPVLDQMVSLGLNVVNGLHERLAPRYPGAKSWVWDVRQEPPGLSSASGQARLHNGVRLLTVGTDMAVGKMTTGLEVLREAQSRGISSAFVATGQIGIVVSGAGVPLDAVRVDYAAASVEREVTRHMDKQLIVIEGQGSLGHPASTAPLPLLRGSMPTHLVMCHRAGMEVIPRQPWVKVPPVEKAIQLVEDLAEAVVAFARPRTVAVALNPGSLTREEAGAHARELEDRLGIPVVDVLRDGAGRIVDALGVATSGP, encoded by the coding sequence GTGCTCAAGCCCGAAAACCGGCTCGCCCTCTACTGCGAAGGTGGCTTCGAGGACAAGACCGCCAAAATGGCGGTCGGCGTCCTGCGCTACAGCCCCAACGACGTGGTGTGCCTGGTGGACTGCCGGCACGCCGGCGAAGACAGCGTCCCTCTCACCGGGGTTCCGCGCCGTGTCCCCGTCGTCGCCACGGTCGCGGAGGCGGCAGGCCTGGGTGCGGACACCGTCGTCCTCGGCATCGCGCCTCCGGGCGGGCTCGTCCCCGAATCATGGCGACCGGTCCTTGACCAAATGGTCAGCCTTGGGTTGAACGTTGTCAACGGGCTCCATGAGCGGCTGGCGCCGCGCTATCCTGGCGCGAAAAGTTGGGTCTGGGACGTCAGGCAGGAGCCGCCGGGCCTGTCTTCGGCCAGTGGCCAGGCACGGCTGCACAACGGGGTACGTTTGCTGACGGTCGGCACCGACATGGCGGTCGGAAAGATGACGACCGGCCTGGAGGTCCTGCGTGAGGCGCAGTCACGGGGGATCTCGTCGGCGTTCGTCGCCACCGGCCAAATCGGCATCGTCGTCAGCGGGGCGGGTGTGCCTCTTGACGCGGTCCGCGTCGATTATGCGGCGGCGTCCGTCGAGCGCGAGGTGACCCGGCACATGGACAAGCAGTTGATTGTGATCGAGGGCCAAGGCTCCCTTGGCCACCCGGCGAGCACCGCGCCGCTCCCTCTTCTCCGCGGGTCCATGCCCACCCACCTTGTGATGTGCCACCGGGCGGGGATGGAAGTCATCCCCCGCCAACCGTGGGTGAAAGTGCCTCCGGTCGAGAAAGCCATCCAATTGGTGGAGGACCTCGCCGAGGCGGTGGTCGCATTCGCCCGACCCCGCACCGTCGCCGTCGCGCTCAACCCTGGCTCTCTGACCCGTGAGGAGGCCGGTGCCCATGCCCGGGAACTGGAAGACCGGTTGGGCATCCCCGTCGTCGACGTCTTGCGCGACGGGGCCGGACGGATCGTCGACGCCCTGGGTGTCGCGACAAGCGGCCCTTAG
- a CDS encoding S9 family peptidase has product MARRAIKAEDLALFQLVSDPQVSPDGKTLLVTKSVVNDKNKVVNNLFLVDVATGAVKQLTQGEGGAGHGRWSPDGKKVAFVSGREKPTAQIHLIAVDGGEAAKLTQFPEGSVGAFKWSPDGKHLVVSFRETHPDRTTKAAKEREEKGLSTPPWVIDDVWYREDGDGYFGGQRYKLYCVDAETGKHKLLYDEASMGDYGFDWLPDSSGLIVSHSAEKDPVLTPPDDQLYHVPLKGKAKMLKGLLAGNKFMPVVSPDGTTVAFLGDHDKSDPWGVRNIRLYTAPVEGGDQRCLTDKDDYCLATMTLTDTSAAGGAFLEWTPDGKALTVMVGWHGSVQVGQVDAKKGGVKLLTEGVHTLHVGPSSKDGSVRGLAVADFGSLTEAGVLVGGKVKTLTHFNQEYFEKVKVAPVEEMWLDSTDGVKVHTWVVKPADFNPKKTYPCVIEVHGGPHAQYGTAFFHEFQVLAAEGYVVVFSNPRGSKGYGEAFCAAIRGKWGDKDWADVQAVTHWAQHQPFIKSGQVGIMGGSYGGYMTNWAVGHSDAYRAAITDRCVFNWLSAGCNSDYPLNRDGYFGGKSWGSYKDIEVLWDQSPVSHFDNADTPMLIIHSEGDLRCNVEQGEQVFAILKTRGVETRFVRYPSSTSHGMSRNGPPDLRVHRLGQIVDWWKRFF; this is encoded by the coding sequence ATGGCCCGCCGCGCGATCAAAGCCGAGGACTTGGCGCTCTTTCAGCTTGTTTCCGACCCGCAAGTGTCTCCGGACGGTAAGACCTTGCTGGTCACGAAATCGGTCGTCAACGACAAGAACAAAGTCGTCAACAACCTGTTCTTGGTCGACGTCGCCACGGGGGCGGTCAAGCAGCTCACCCAGGGCGAAGGCGGAGCAGGCCACGGGCGTTGGTCACCAGACGGCAAGAAGGTCGCGTTTGTCTCGGGCCGAGAGAAGCCGACGGCGCAAATCCACCTGATCGCGGTCGACGGTGGCGAGGCGGCGAAGCTGACCCAGTTCCCCGAAGGAAGCGTCGGCGCGTTCAAGTGGTCGCCCGACGGCAAGCACCTCGTCGTCTCCTTCCGCGAGACCCATCCGGACCGCACCACAAAGGCCGCCAAAGAGCGGGAGGAGAAGGGCCTGAGCACGCCTCCCTGGGTCATCGACGACGTCTGGTACCGCGAGGACGGCGACGGCTACTTTGGCGGTCAGCGCTACAAGTTGTACTGCGTCGACGCTGAGACCGGCAAGCACAAGTTGCTCTATGACGAAGCCTCGATGGGCGACTATGGCTTTGATTGGCTCCCCGACTCCAGCGGGCTGATTGTCAGCCACTCGGCGGAGAAGGACCCCGTCTTGACCCCGCCCGACGACCAGCTGTACCACGTCCCGCTCAAGGGCAAGGCGAAGATGCTGAAAGGGCTCCTCGCCGGGAACAAGTTCATGCCTGTCGTCTCTCCCGACGGGACCACGGTCGCATTCCTCGGGGACCACGACAAGTCCGACCCGTGGGGTGTCCGGAACATCCGGCTCTACACCGCCCCCGTAGAGGGAGGCGACCAAAGGTGCCTCACCGACAAGGACGACTACTGCCTGGCCACGATGACCCTTACCGACACCAGCGCGGCGGGCGGGGCCTTCTTGGAATGGACCCCCGACGGCAAGGCCCTGACCGTCATGGTCGGGTGGCACGGCTCCGTCCAGGTCGGCCAGGTCGACGCGAAAAAGGGCGGAGTCAAGCTCCTCACCGAGGGCGTCCACACCCTCCACGTCGGGCCCAGCAGTAAGGACGGTTCTGTCCGGGGACTGGCCGTGGCCGACTTTGGCAGCCTGACCGAAGCAGGTGTCTTGGTCGGCGGCAAGGTGAAGACGCTCACCCACTTCAACCAGGAATACTTTGAGAAGGTGAAGGTCGCCCCCGTCGAAGAGATGTGGCTTGACTCCACCGACGGCGTCAAGGTCCACACCTGGGTGGTCAAGCCGGCCGACTTCAACCCCAAGAAGACGTACCCCTGCGTCATCGAAGTCCACGGCGGACCCCATGCCCAATATGGGACAGCCTTCTTCCATGAGTTCCAAGTGCTCGCCGCCGAAGGCTACGTCGTGGTCTTCAGCAACCCACGGGGCAGCAAGGGATACGGGGAAGCCTTCTGCGCGGCGATCCGGGGCAAATGGGGCGACAAGGACTGGGCGGACGTCCAGGCTGTCACCCACTGGGCCCAACACCAGCCGTTCATCAAGAGCGGCCAGGTCGGCATCATGGGCGGGTCGTACGGCGGCTACATGACCAACTGGGCGGTCGGCCACAGCGACGCTTATCGCGCCGCGATCACCGACCGCTGCGTCTTCAACTGGCTTTCCGCCGGCTGCAACAGCGACTATCCACTCAACCGGGACGGCTACTTCGGCGGCAAGTCTTGGGGCTCGTACAAGGACATCGAGGTCTTGTGGGACCAATCGCCGGTCAGCCACTTCGACAATGCGGACACGCCGATGCTCATCATCCACAGCGAGGGCGACTTGCGTTGCAACGTCGAACAGGGGGAGCAGGTGTTCGCGATCTTGAAGACCAGGGGCGTCGAGACCCGCTTTGTGCGCTACCCGTCGAGCACAAGCCACGGCATGAGCCGCAACGGACCGCCCGACCTGCGGGTGCACCGGCTCGGGCAGATCGTCGATTGGTGGAAGCGCTTCTTCTGA
- a CDS encoding ATP phosphoribosyltransferase encodes MRLRLGLPKGSLEEATYSLFGRAGFTIRTASRSYQPIIDDETIEPVLLRPQEIPRFIEDGVIDAGLTGHDWITDCQADLHEICELRYSKLTSNPIRVVLAVHEDSPYQTAKDLAGQTVATEYVRMTQRYFADHGVDVKVEFSWGACEVKVPSLVPAIVVNTETGSSLRAHKLRIMDTLLTSTTRFVCSRSVWDDPEKREKLDSMAILLTGAINATKLVGLKMNIPVAEKDAVLAVLPSLKNPTLSQLSDPSWLAAEVILSEREVRDLVPALKKAGATGIVEYPLNKVIL; translated from the coding sequence ATGCGACTGCGGCTCGGACTTCCCAAGGGCAGCCTGGAAGAGGCGACCTACAGCTTGTTCGGCCGGGCCGGGTTCACCATCCGCACCGCCAGCCGAAGCTACCAGCCGATCATCGACGACGAGACGATCGAGCCGGTCTTGCTCCGGCCCCAGGAGATCCCTCGCTTCATCGAAGACGGCGTCATCGACGCGGGGCTGACCGGCCACGACTGGATCACCGACTGCCAGGCCGACCTCCACGAGATTTGCGAACTGCGCTACTCCAAGCTGACGAGCAACCCCATCCGGGTGGTCCTCGCCGTCCACGAGGACAGCCCGTACCAGACAGCGAAAGACCTCGCCGGGCAGACCGTCGCCACCGAGTACGTCCGCATGACCCAGCGGTACTTCGCCGACCATGGCGTTGACGTCAAGGTCGAGTTCAGTTGGGGGGCTTGCGAGGTCAAGGTCCCCAGCCTTGTCCCCGCCATCGTCGTCAACACCGAGACGGGCTCCAGCCTGCGCGCCCACAAACTTCGGATCATGGACACCCTTCTCACGTCCACCACCCGGTTTGTGTGCAGCCGTTCGGTATGGGACGACCCAGAGAAGAGGGAGAAGCTCGATTCCATGGCGATCCTGCTGACCGGCGCGATCAACGCCACGAAGTTGGTGGGGCTCAAGATGAACATCCCCGTCGCCGAGAAGGACGCGGTCCTTGCCGTCTTGCCGTCGCTCAAGAACCCGACCCTTTCGCAGCTCAGCGACCCTTCCTGGCTTGCCGCCGAAGTGATCCTCAGCGAGCGGGAGGTGCGTGACCTGGTCCCGGCGCTGAAGAAGGCCGGGGCGACGGGCATCGTCGAGTACCCGCTGAACAAAGTCATCCTGTAA
- the purS gene encoding phosphoribosylformylglycinamidine synthase subunit PurS → MVTVRVFVNLKPSLLDSAGRTVTGALHKLQFDEVADARIGKTITLKMEKFDEERVKAMCAKLLANPVIEDYTYEVLN, encoded by the coding sequence ATGGTCACAGTCCGAGTCTTCGTCAACCTCAAGCCGTCGCTTTTGGACTCAGCCGGCCGGACGGTGACCGGTGCGCTGCACAAGTTGCAGTTCGACGAAGTCGCCGACGCCCGGATCGGCAAGACGATCACCCTGAAGATGGAGAAGTTCGACGAGGAGCGGGTCAAAGCGATGTGCGCGAAGCTTCTCGCGAACCCGGTGATCGAGGACTACACCTACGAGGTCCTGAATTGA
- the purQ gene encoding phosphoribosylformylglycinamidine synthase subunit PurQ: MKVAVVQFPGSNCDQDALWSLREDVGVAAEYVWHDSTSLAGFDAVFVPGGFTYGDYLRCGAMAATAPVMDEVRRFAREGRPVAGICNGFQILCEAHILPGALMQNVNQKFLGQDCYLKAVNRTSPWTERVDGVIRVPIAHMEGRYVADAETLARLEGEGLVAFRYVSPEGEVADQWNPNGATNAIAGVVNPAGNVLGMMPHPERATRKLLGSDDGLAVLAAFRTLALN, from the coding sequence TTGAAGGTCGCCGTCGTCCAGTTCCCCGGCAGCAACTGCGACCAAGACGCCCTTTGGTCGTTGCGCGAGGACGTCGGCGTCGCGGCCGAGTACGTGTGGCACGACTCCACCTCGCTGGCCGGGTTCGACGCGGTGTTTGTGCCCGGCGGCTTCACCTACGGTGACTACCTGCGATGCGGCGCGATGGCGGCGACGGCCCCGGTGATGGACGAGGTGCGGCGGTTCGCCCGCGAGGGCCGGCCCGTCGCCGGTATCTGCAACGGCTTCCAGATTCTGTGCGAGGCACACATCTTGCCCGGCGCCCTGATGCAGAACGTCAACCAAAAATTCTTGGGCCAGGACTGCTATCTGAAGGCGGTGAACCGCACAAGCCCGTGGACAGAGCGTGTCGACGGCGTCATCCGTGTACCCATCGCCCATATGGAGGGCCGGTACGTCGCCGACGCCGAGACCCTGGCCCGACTGGAAGGCGAGGGCCTCGTGGCGTTCCGCTATGTTTCGCCGGAGGGAGAGGTGGCCGACCAGTGGAACCCCAACGGGGCCACCAACGCCATCGCCGGCGTCGTCAACCCGGCCGGAAACGTCCTTGGCATGATGCCCCACCCCGAGCGGGCGACGCGAAAACTACTGGGTTCTGACGACGGTCTGGCGGTTTTGGCGGCCTTTCGGACGTTGGCACTGAACTAA
- a CDS encoding C40 family peptidase — translation MEIRRALGFLVMAAATVPAFAQDATAAQQAKPDPNVKVIGRLGQVVDATRIFRNRNIKSRTLSSTKLYQYLVVNPTDNQEWLAVVMSDGSTGYILSDRVAQLPYDVTAAATPQRGGSLPSRSGSPVRTGNGQDAQLKQAMLNYSFNYIGTKYVWGGTDLKNGIDCSGFVMKLFGKIGVDLPRTADEQSRVGTPVERFEDLQPGDRLSFWESKRGKVGHTGIFLGFFPDGGAYFIHSSGTHHGVATDDLREEKWRKILVAARRDKAGK, via the coding sequence ATGGAGATCCGACGCGCCCTCGGGTTCTTGGTGATGGCGGCCGCCACGGTGCCGGCCTTTGCCCAAGACGCCACCGCCGCCCAGCAAGCCAAGCCCGACCCGAATGTCAAGGTCATCGGACGCTTGGGCCAGGTCGTCGACGCCACGAGGATCTTCCGCAACCGCAACATCAAATCGCGGACCCTGTCGAGCACCAAGCTGTACCAGTACCTGGTCGTCAACCCGACCGACAACCAGGAGTGGCTTGCGGTCGTGATGTCGGACGGGAGCACGGGCTACATCCTTTCTGACCGTGTCGCCCAGCTACCGTATGACGTCACCGCCGCCGCGACTCCCCAGCGGGGGGGCAGCTTGCCGAGCCGGAGTGGCTCGCCTGTCCGCACGGGCAACGGCCAAGACGCCCAGCTCAAGCAGGCGATGCTCAACTACAGTTTCAACTACATCGGCACCAAGTACGTTTGGGGCGGCACCGACCTCAAGAACGGCATCGACTGCAGCGGCTTCGTGATGAAGCTGTTCGGCAAGATCGGGGTCGACCTGCCGCGCACCGCCGACGAGCAGTCGCGGGTCGGCACGCCGGTCGAACGATTTGAAGACTTGCAACCAGGCGACCGGCTGTCCTTCTGGGAGTCCAAGCGCGGCAAGGTCGGGCACACCGGCATCTTCCTCGGATTCTTCCCGGACGGTGGCGCCTACTTCATCCACAGCAGCGGGACGCACCACGGGGTCGCGACCGACGACCTGCGGGAAGAGAAGTGGCGCAAGATCCTCGTCGCCGCCCGGCGGGACAAAGCAGGCAAGTAA
- a CDS encoding ATP-binding protein translates to MIERFAETRVREALADTPVVALVGPRQCGKTTLAQAVRPEPYVTLDDDVALDLARTRPAAFVASHARGALIDEVQRAPGVFRALKSLVDKDRSPGKFLVTGSANLLLLPKLAESLAGRMETIDLWPLSQGEVEGRREGFVPWAFSDEPPEPIDPAVDWRDRLNRGGFPEPAQREGAARREAWFSSYVRALVERDVRDLARVDGVVQLPRLLRAVATEPYAVVNVTSLSRVTAIPPSTVNRYLSLLEAVYLVRSIPAWSGGEARVAKSPRLALVDSGVADYLAPGQQEAFLSNFVCMELVKQCAWLGAGHTVSHFRSARQYALPVVVQGPGGKCVGVSVVADKAVAPADFQALRFFQAIAGQALARGVVFYLGDTAQAGGDGLWALPLSALWRT, encoded by the coding sequence GTGATCGAGCGGTTCGCCGAAACACGCGTCCGTGAGGCGCTTGCCGACACGCCAGTCGTCGCCTTGGTCGGCCCCCGGCAGTGTGGCAAGACGACCTTGGCCCAGGCGGTGCGACCCGAGCCGTACGTGACCCTGGACGACGACGTCGCCCTTGACCTGGCCCGCACCCGCCCGGCCGCTTTCGTGGCCAGCCATGCCCGAGGCGCCCTGATCGACGAAGTCCAACGCGCCCCCGGTGTGTTCCGCGCCCTCAAGTCGCTGGTTGACAAGGACCGCTCTCCGGGAAAGTTCCTCGTCACCGGTTCGGCGAACCTGCTGCTCCTTCCCAAGCTGGCCGAAAGTCTGGCGGGCCGGATGGAGACCATCGACCTCTGGCCCCTCTCGCAGGGGGAAGTAGAAGGCCGGCGCGAGGGTTTTGTCCCGTGGGCGTTTTCCGACGAACCGCCCGAACCCATTGACCCTGCCGTCGACTGGCGCGACCGCCTGAACCGGGGCGGGTTTCCCGAGCCGGCCCAGCGGGAAGGTGCCGCACGCCGTGAGGCATGGTTCTCGTCTTATGTCCGCGCCCTGGTGGAGCGTGACGTGCGCGACCTGGCCCGCGTGGACGGCGTCGTCCAGTTGCCGCGGCTCTTGCGGGCGGTGGCCACCGAGCCGTATGCCGTGGTCAACGTGACGTCGCTCTCCCGGGTGACCGCGATCCCGCCCTCCACCGTCAACCGGTACCTCTCTCTGCTGGAGGCCGTATATCTGGTGCGCTCGATCCCCGCATGGTCGGGAGGTGAGGCGAGGGTCGCCAAGTCGCCGAGGCTCGCCCTGGTGGACTCTGGTGTCGCCGACTACCTCGCTCCGGGCCAGCAGGAGGCCTTTTTGTCCAATTTTGTCTGCATGGAATTGGTGAAACAATGTGCCTGGCTTGGGGCGGGGCATACCGTCTCGCACTTTCGCTCCGCACGCCAATACGCCTTGCCGGTGGTGGTCCAGGGGCCCGGGGGCAAGTGCGTCGGCGTGTCAGTGGTCGCCGACAAGGCGGTGGCGCCAGCCGACTTCCAGGCCCTGCGGTTCTTTCAGGCCATCGCCGGGCAGGCCTTGGCCCGGGGGGTGGTCTTCTATCTGGGCGACACGGCCCAGGCCGGAGGCGACGGCTTGTGGGCGTTGCCCTTGTCGGCACTGTGGCGGACCTGA
- a CDS encoding HD domain-containing protein yields MDRAAAYELMCQHTPSDSLRRHMLGVECCLRWYATRLGADVEQWGLAGLLHDFDYEQHPDEHPLWGIKLLESMEVDPAVVRAVAAHYPQKTGVEPESSLERHLFACDELSGFVTAVTYVRPSRSVHEVEVKSVVKKLKTPAFAAGVSRDDVARGAELVGLPLEEHIANVLAAMQGDAEALGLAGLA; encoded by the coding sequence ATGGACCGCGCCGCCGCCTATGAGCTGATGTGCCAGCACACCCCCAGCGATTCGCTCCGGCGGCACATGTTGGGCGTGGAGTGTTGCTTGCGCTGGTACGCCACCCGACTCGGCGCCGACGTGGAGCAGTGGGGGCTGGCGGGGCTCCTCCATGATTTCGACTACGAACAGCACCCCGACGAGCACCCGCTGTGGGGGATCAAGTTGCTGGAATCCATGGAGGTTGACCCGGCGGTCGTCCGGGCCGTCGCCGCGCATTATCCGCAGAAGACCGGCGTCGAACCGGAGTCTTCCCTGGAGCGCCATCTCTTCGCTTGTGACGAGCTGAGTGGGTTTGTGACGGCGGTCACCTACGTGAGGCCCAGTCGCAGTGTCCATGAGGTCGAGGTGAAAAGTGTCGTGAAGAAACTGAAGACACCCGCCTTTGCCGCCGGTGTAAGCCGCGACGATGTGGCCCGCGGGGCGGAACTGGTCGGCCTCCCGCTGGAAGAGCACATCGCCAACGTACTGGCGGCGATGCAGGGCGACGCCGAGGCTCTGGGCCTGGCCGGACTTGCTTAG